One Engystomops pustulosus chromosome 11, aEngPut4.maternal, whole genome shotgun sequence DNA window includes the following coding sequences:
- the LOC140106734 gene encoding scavenger receptor cysteine-rich domain-containing protein DMBT1-like, whose translation MGRTLEVLWVLWILDTTDATSTTRRLTVSSIPTVQDAPVALRLAQGEHACAGRVELYHRNAWAPVCDDGWNRINAEVVCRQAGCGSPILPLARYGPGAGNIILDDVNCIGTEQTLWQCSHRGWYVHDCGPLEHVGVICSANSHAAATQPLLLPEDLRLSNGWHRCAGRVELYYNNSWGTVCDDLWDVSDAAVVCRQLGCGTAVSAPGLAQFGEGSGNIVLDDVSCRGNESSLSQCDHRPWGTHNCKHSEDSGVICSGAGSKTTKPPESPTTTAKHNVTEITPNLRLVNGSHRCMGRLEVSYQGAWGTVCDDLWSLSSAAVVCRQLGCGPALQAPASALFGRGSGGIMLDDVNCIGTEPVLWQCPHRPWRVHNCDHSEDAGVVCALG comes from the exons CCCCCGTGGCACTGCGCTTGGCACAGGGTGAGCATGCCTGTGCCGGCCGCGTGGAGCTGTACCACAGGAATGCATGGGCCCCCGTATGTGACGACGGTTGGAACAGAATCAATGCAGAAGTGGTGTGTCGCCAGGCGGGGTGTGGCAGCCCCATCTTGCCCCTTGCTAGATATGGACCAGGCGCTGGGAATATCATCCTGGATGATGTAAACTGCATTGGGACGGAGCAGACTCTCTGGCAGTGCTCACATCGTGGCTGGTATGTCCATGACTGTGGCCCCCTGGAACACGTAGGCGTCATATGCTCAG CTAATTCCCATGCTGCTGCCACTCAGCCTCTGC TGCTCCCGGAGGACTTACGCTTATCCAATGGATGGCATCGCTGTGCCGGCCGGGTGGAGCTGTATTATAATAACTCTTGGGGCACCGTGTGCGATGACCTATGGGACGTCAGTGATGCCGCGGTGGTGTGCAGACAGTTGGGTTGCGGCACGGCCGTCTCAGCACCCGGATTGGCCCAGTTTGGGGAAGGATCTGGTAATATTGTGTTGGATGATGTGAGTTGCCGGGGAAATGAGTCTTCGCTCAGTCAGTGTGATCATCGACCATGGGGGACTCATAACTGTAAGCACAGCGAGGACAGCGGAGTTATCTGCTCAG GTGCCGGTTCCAAAACTACAAAACCCCCAG agTCGCCTACCACAACAGCGAAACACAACGTGACCG AGATTACTCCAAACCTTCGTCTTGTTAATGGAAGTCATCGCTGTATGGGACGTCTAGAAGTATCGTACCAAGGTGCATGGGGAACAGTGTGTGATGACCTATGGAGTTTGTCCTCGGCAGCGGTGGTCTGTAGGCAGCTGGGCTGTGGTCCTGCTCTCCAGGCTCCTGCCTCTGCACTATTTGGCCGTGGTAGCGGAGGGATAATGCTGGACGATGTCAACTGTATCGGCACAGAGCCCGTCCTATGGCAATGTCCTCACCGGCCCTGGAGAGTCCACAACTGTGACCACAGTGAGGACGCCGGCGTAGTGTGTGCATTAG GTTAG